The Prunus persica cultivar Lovell chromosome G7, Prunus_persica_NCBIv2, whole genome shotgun sequence genome has a segment encoding these proteins:
- the LOC109950251 gene encoding uncharacterized protein LOC109950251 — translation MDSTSFCHQRSPSSDRFLGFFSFSPASSATAGEELNEAEVFWTTDFTEPSDAQNPRLSLTRRVNSGILAVLPEPGLPAPVLYRKPALSSSSSSKPIPSIPRFSQSQSQSQSQSQSVPTSRKFQSSAPMKVPMLSRAVEKHRRNDDLADVVDDDDDGDDEMLPPHELVARGSGLSARTTFSVLEGVGRTLKGRDLRQVRNAIWRKTGFLD, via the coding sequence ATGGATTCAACCAGCTTCTGCCACCAACGATCGCCGTCGTCAGATCGCTTCCTCGGCTTCTTCTCATTCTCGCCGGCTTCCTCCGCCACCGCGGGCGAGGAGCTCAACGAGGCCGAGGTCTTCTGGACCACCGACTTCACCGAGCCCAGCGACGCGCAGAACCCCCGGCTCAGTCTGACGCGCCGGGTCAACTCCGGCATACTCGCGGTCCTCCCGGAGCCAGGTCTCCCGGCTCCGGTCCTGTACCGGAAGCCCGCGCTCTCTTCATCATCGTCGTCGAAGCCCATACCTTCAATTCCGAGATTTTCTCAGTCTCAGTCGCAGTCGCAGTCGCAGTCTCAGTCCGTGCCGACTTCGAGAAAGTTCCAGAGCTCGGCTCCGATGAAGGTTCCCATGCTGTCCAGGGCGGTGGAGAAGCATCGGAGAAACGACGACCTTGCTGATGTCGTAGACGATGATGACGACGGAGACGACGAGATGCTGCCGCCGCACGAGCTGGTGGCGAGGGGGTCGGGGCTGTCGGCGAGGACCACGTTCTCGGTGCTGGAAGGCGTGGGGAGGACCCTCAAAGGTAGGGACTTGCGTCAGGTCAGGAATGCCATTTGGCGCAAGACTGGGTTTCTTGATTga